A region of the Sphaerodactylus townsendi isolate TG3544 linkage group LG15, MPM_Stown_v2.3, whole genome shotgun sequence genome:
ctcaccatcTTCCTCGAGAGGAGTCTGGGGGGTGTGCCCTCTCTGGCTCCTGCCCCGCCGCCCTCTCCACCGGCACAGCGCAAACACTGCGACTCCAAATGACAGCAAAGCCACGCAGATCAGGACAATGACGGGGGTCTTGGCGTCACGGACTGGAGGGGGGGTCGCCCTTTTCTCCTCCAGGGGGGCCCGACTGCCTCCCCTCGCAGCTGCCTCTGCAGAACAAAACATGGCCATTTTAGGCTCTCCAGAGAGGGCTGGAAGCCTGTCCGAGGGGGAGGGGCCACTCACCCTCACTTGCCCCCCTCACTCACCAGCACTGGGGTCCACGGTGCTCCCAGCCGTTGTGGGCACTGAGGCCGCATCTGTGGGGGGGCCTGCAGCCCTGGGCAGCTCACCTGGGCCGACTGCAGTTGAGCTGGGGGGGGATGGAGCTGGTCCCGTTGcttgggggctgggggcaggTGGGTGATGCCCCCGGCTGGCATCTGCCTGCCCGGCTTCCTCTTCTGGGTAGCCTGATGAGATAGTGAGAAATGGAGGCGGGCATTGGGGATCGTTCCCCTCAACTgaaaactttttctctctttctcacgatactagaaccagggggcatccattgaaaatgctggggggaagaattaggactaatatccacaggaaacacttcttcacgcaacgtgtggttggtgtttggaatgtgctgccacaggaggtggtgatggccactcacctggatagctttaaaaggggcttgcacaggtttatgaagtcgatctatggctaccaatcttgattctctctgatctgagattgcaaatgccgtaacagtccaggtgctcgggagcaacagccgcagaaggcccttgctttcacatcctgcacctgagctcccaaaggcacttggtgggccactgcgagtagcagagagctggactagatggactgtggtctgatccagctggctcgttcttatgttct
Encoded here:
- the CXCL16 gene encoding C-X-C motif chemokine 16; this translates as MQPTAAAPRDRRPLPFLLLLLLVVSGPARGNEGGAAGSCRCSREDTAPSLVRKFIDRLVSCDSCQDLFRFHFPRRKVCGLKDAPWAIEFRNAHCPKGYPEEEAGQADASRGHHPPAPSPQATGPAPSPPSSTAVGPGELPRAAGPPTDAASVPTTAGSTVDPSAEAAARGGSRAPLEEKRATPPPVRDAKTPVIVLICVALLSFGVAVFALCRWRGRRGRSQRGHTPQTPLEEDEPCLRGEKT